The following proteins are encoded in a genomic region of Dioscorea cayenensis subsp. rotundata cultivar TDr96_F1 chromosome 8, TDr96_F1_v2_PseudoChromosome.rev07_lg8_w22 25.fasta, whole genome shotgun sequence:
- the LOC120266577 gene encoding LOW QUALITY PROTEIN: taxadiene 5-alpha hydroxylase-like (The sequence of the model RefSeq protein was modified relative to this genomic sequence to represent the inferred CDS: deleted 1 base in 1 codon), translating to MASAQWLALILALLLIIIHLLTKDRKQNKRLPPGSMGIPIIGQSLSLLRAMRTNTGERWIEDRINKYGSISKLSLFGQPTVFLTGPAANKFIFSNDSLALKQPQSFTRIIGSRNMTEFVGADHKRLRGAVSYFLKPEILRKYVGKLDEEIRQHFRTNWFGHQQVKVSPSMKRLTFNAMCATIFGIKQGTTRELLVNEFKYMMAGMWTVPINLPFTRFHNSLKGREKVGKILTRIIEEKRSALQKGQCSSEDEDLITYLLSLGTDNDETFTEEEILDNAVLLMIAGHDTTAIVLTFICRHLANDAVTYAAVLNEQEEIAKSKAPGEALTWDDLLKMKYTWRVAQEILRTIPPAFFGFRRVIKDVEFGGYLIPKGWQVFWTTSVTHMDGSIFKEPERFDPSRFEKQSEIPPYCFVPFGAGPRICAGYEFAKTEMLVAVHYMVTRFKWSLCCKDDTFIRDPMPSPKEGLPVLIEVKASL from the exons ATGGCTTCTGCTCAATGGCTAGCTCTCATCCTTGCATTGCTCCTTATCATTATCCATTTACTAACCAAAGATAGAAAGCAAAACAAGAGGCTTCCTCCAGGCTCAATGGGGATTCCAATCATAGGCCAGAGCCTCAGTCTTCTCCGAGCAATGCGCACAAACACCGGCGAGAGGTGGATTGAGGACCGAATCAATAAATATGGGTCAATATCCAAGCTCTCACTCTTTGGCCAGCCAACTGTGTTTCTCACCGGTCCAGCAGCAAATAAGTTCATCTTCTCTAATGACTCGCTAGCCCTTAAACAGCCACAGTCCTTCACAAGGATCATTGGAAGCCGGAACATGACTGAGTTTGTAGGTGCTGATCATAAGCGGCTTCGAGGTGCAGTCAGTTACTTCTTGAAACCTGAGATCTTGAGGAAGTATGTTGGTAAACTTGATGAAGAGATCAGACAACACTTCAGAACCAATTGGTTTGGCCATCAGCAAGTTAAG GTTTCACCATCAATGAAGCGTCTGACGTTCAATGCCATGTGTGCCACAATATTTGGGATTAAACAGGGAACAACTAGAGAACTTCTAGTGAATGAGTTCAAGTATATGATGGCTGGAATGTGGACAGTGCCTATTAACTTGCCGTTCACTCGCTTCCATAACAGCCTGAAAGGCAGAGAAAAAGTTGGGAAGATACTCACCAGAATCATAGAGGAGAAGAGAAGTGCATTGCAGAAAGGCCAGTGTTCCTCAGAGGATGAAGATCTCATAACTTACTTGCTTAGCTTAGGTACTGATAATGATGAGACCTTTACTGAGGAAGAGATCCTGGACAATGCCGTGCTTTTGATGATCGCCGGACATGATACAACGGCTATCGTTCTCACATTCATTTGTCGGCATCTTGCCAATGATGCAGTCACTTATGCTGCTGTTCTCAACG AACAAGAAGAGATAGCTAAAAGTAAAGCACCAGGTGAGGCTCTAACATGGGATGATCTTCTCAAGATGAAGTATACATGGAGGGTAGCTCAAGAGATTTTGAGGACAATTCCCCCAGCATTTTTTGGATTCAGAAGAGTGATCAAAGATGTTGAATTT GGTGGTTATCTCATTCCAAAAGGATGGCAA GTGTTTTGGACTACAAGCGTAACACACATGGATGGAAGTATCTTCAAAGAACCAGAAAGGTTCGATCCGTCACGCTTCGAGAAGCAATCGGAGATTCCACCATACTGTTTTGTTCCGTTTGGAGCAGGGCCAAGGATATGTGCAGGCTATGAGTTTGCCAAGACAGAGATGCTGGTAGCAGTGCACTATATGGTCACTAGATTCAAATGGAGTTTATGTTGCAAAGATGATACTTTTATTAGAGATCCAATGCCATCTCCAAAGGAGGGGCTCCCTGTTCTGATTGAAGTCAAGGCTAGTCTATAA
- the LOC120266578 gene encoding cytochrome P450 716A1-like, whose protein sequence is MASELLALLLAFLLITIHLLTKTRNPSNRLPPGSLGIPIIGQSLGLLWAMRTNTGEQWINNKIKKFGPISKLTLFGNPTVFLTGPVANKFIFSSTDSLALQQPQSMCRIIGRRNILELIGKDHKRVRGAISYFLKPEALRKYVFKIDQEIRHHLRTNWSDHNQVKILPSMKSLTFNVICSTIFGIERGAREILVQDFAKMMTGMWSVPVNLPFTNFNQSLKASSRIRKELTKVIEEKRRALKLGERSSDEDLITYLLSLGSDNGETLTEEEILDNAVLLMVAGHDTTAIVLTFLVRHLANDPITYAKILNEHEEIAKIKAPEEALTWDDLLKMKFTWRVAQEIMRTIPPVFGGFRRVIKDVEFGGYLIPKGWQVFWNASVTHMDESIFKEPEKFDPSRFEKQSEIPPYCFIAFGAGPRICPGYEFAKAETLVAVHYMVTRFKWSLCCKDNTFVRDPNPSPKQGLPVSIEVKASL, encoded by the exons ATGGCTTCTGAGCTGCTAGCTCTCCTCCTTGCATTCCTCCTCATCACCATTCATCTCCTAACCAAAACAAGGAATCCATCAAACAGGCTTCCACCAGGGTCTCTGGGGATTCCTATCATCGGTCAAAGCCTTGGTCTTCTCTGGGCCATGCGCACAAACACCGGCGAGCAATggatcaacaataaaatcaaaaagttTGGACCCATATCTAAGCTCACTCTCTTCGGCAATCCAACAGTCTTTCTCACAGGTCCAGTAGCAAACAAGTTCATCTTCTCCAGTACTGACTCACTTGCTCTTCAGCAGCCACAAAGCATGTGTAGAATTATAGGAAGACGAAACATATTGGAGCTCATTGGCAAAGACCACAAGCGTGTCAGAGGTGCAATCAGCTACTTCTTGAAACCAGAGGCCTTGAGGAAATATGTCTTCAAGATTGACCAAGAGATCAGGCACCACCTTAGGACCAACTGGTCAGATCATAACCAAGTTAAG ATTTTGCCATCAATGAAGAGTCTTACATTCAATGTCATATGTTCAACCATTTTTGGGATTGAGAGAGGTGCTCGTGAAATTCTTGTGCAAGATTTTGCGAAAATGATGACTGGAATGTGGTCTGTTCCGGTAAACTTGCCATTCACTAACTTTAATCAAAGCTTGAAAGCAAGTAGCAGGATTAGGAAAGAGCTCACCAAAGTCATAGAGGAGAAGAGACGTGCATTGAAGTTAGGCGAACGTTCTTCAGATGAAGACCTCATCACTTACTTGCTTAGCTTGGGTTCTGATAATGGTGAGACCTTAACTGAGGAAGAGATCCTGGACAATGCCGTGCTTTTGATGGTTGCCGGACATGATACGACGGCTATTGTTCTCACGTTCCTTGTTCGGCATCTCGCCAATGATCCGATCACTTATGCTAAAATTCTCAATG AACATGAAGAGATAGCTAAAATTAAAGCACCAGAGGAGGCTTTAACATGGGATGATCTTCTCAAGATGAAGTTTACATGGAGAGTAGCTCAAGAGATTATGAGGACAATTCCTCCAGTCTTTGGTGGATTCAGGAGAGTGATCAAAGATGTTGAATTTGGTGGTTATCTCATTCCAAAAGGATGGCAA GTTTTTTGGAATGCAAGCGTAACACACATGGATGAAAGTATCTTCAAAGAACCTGAAAAGTTCGATCCGTCACGCTTCGAGAAACAATCGGAGATTCCACCATACTGTTTCATTGCATTTGGAGCAGGGCCAAGGATATGTCCAGGCTATGAGTTTGCCAAGGCAGAGACGCTGGTAGCAGTGCACTATATGGTCACTAGATTCAAATGGAGTTTATGTTGCAAAGATAATACTTTTGTTAGAGATCCAAATCCATCTCCAAAGCAGGGACTCCCTGTTTCGATTGAAGTCAAGGCTAGTCTATAA
- the LOC120266601 gene encoding protein FATTY ACID EXPORT 5-like: MHDFCFTIPYGLLVLVGGVAGYLRKGSITSLAGGVGAGIVLLLAGFVSLKAFEKRRNSFFSLILETACALALTYVMGQRYLQTSKIMPAGLVALISAVMTAFYLFKIVTGGNHIPSKDK; the protein is encoded by the exons atgcACGACTTTTGCTTCACAATCCCATATGGGCTGCTCGTCCTTGTTGGCGGGGTCGCTGGTTACCTAAGGAAGGGAAGCATCACCTCCCTTGCCGGTGGTGTCGGCGCTGGGATCGTCCTCCTCCTTGCCGGATTCGTCAGCCTCAAGGCATTCGAGAAGCGCCGTAATTCGTTCTTCTCCTTGATCCTCGAGACTG CCTGTGCTCTTGCACTGACATATGTTATGGGACAAAGATATCTCCAGACCTCCAAGATAATGCCAGCTGGACTAGTTGCTTTGATCAG TGCTGTTATGACCGCCTTCTATCTCTTCAAGATCGTCACCGGTGGCAATCATATCCCTTCAAAGGACAAATGA